A genomic stretch from Coffea arabica cultivar ET-39 chromosome 10c, Coffea Arabica ET-39 HiFi, whole genome shotgun sequence includes:
- the LOC113715219 gene encoding GDSL esterase/lipase At1g33811-like: MDFAGFLLWVLASFLLLTAKACSQPQEQQPQVPCFFIFGDSLVDNGNNNGLLTLARANYMPYGLDFPQGASGRFTNGRTFVDILAQLLGFPNYIPAYARVRGRALLQGANYASGASGIRDETGNNLGDHTSMNQQVAKFATTVEQLRRYFRGDSMALGNYLSKCLIYSGLGSNDYLNNYFMTDFYSTRTAYTPITYAASLLQDYTRQLTGLYNLGARKVIVSAVGQIGCIPYELARYNGNGSRCNEEINNAIILFNSGLRKLVDRFNNGELQGAKFVYLDSFQSSQDLVLNAKTYGFEVVDKGCCGVGRNNGQITCLPLQLPCDDRRKYLFWDAFHPTEVANILLAKKAYSSKSKSYAYPINIQQLTML, from the exons ATGGATTTTGCTGGTTTTCTTTTGTGGGTTCTAGCTTCTTTCTTGTTACTCACGGCAAAAGCTTGCTCACAACCACAGGAACAGCAGCCACAAGTGCCTTGTTTCTTCATATTTGGAGATTCATTGGTTGATAATGGGAACAATAATGGCCTCCTCACACTGGCCAGGGCTAATTATATGCCTTATGGGCTTGATTTTCCTCAGGGTGCCTCTGGTCGCTTCACTAATGGTCGTACATTTGTTGACATTTTGG CTCAACTTCTTGGCTTTCCCAACTATATCCCAGCCTATGCCAGGGTCCGTGGCAGGGCATTACTGCAGGGAGCAAACTATGCGTCAGGAGCATCAGGCATCCGAGACGAGACAGGAAATAATTTG GGGGATCACACATCAATGAATCAACAAGTTGCCAAATTTGCTACAACTGTAGAACAGTTGAGGAGGTACTTCAGGGGAGATAGCATGGCACTGGGAAATTACCTGAGCAAGTGCCTAATCTACTCAGGATTGGGAAGCAATGACTACCTTAACAATTATTTTATGACAGATTTTTATTCAACCAGAACAGCTTACACCCCAATAACTTATGCCGCTTCACTTCTTCAGGATTATACCAGGCAATTAACT GGATTGTACAATTTGGGAGCTCGTAAGGTGATTGTATCAGCAGTCGGACAAATAGGCTGCATACCATATGAGCTAGCACGGTACAATGGCAATGGTAGCAGATGTAATGAAGAGATCAACAATGCCATCATCCTCTTTAACAGTGGACTGCGAAAATTGGTTGATCGTTTCAACAACGGTGAACTTCAGGGAGCAAAATTTGTCTACTTGGATTCATTTCAGAGCAGCCAAGATCTGGTACTCAATGCCAAAACATACG GGTTTGAAGTTGTTGACAAAGGATGCTGTGGAGTTGGAAGGAACAATGGCCAAATAACATGTCTCCCTCTTCAGCTGCCATGTGATGACCGAAGAAAGTACTTGTTCTGGGATGCCTTCCATCCAACCGAAGTTGCAAACATATTGCTTGCCAAGAAAGCATACAGTTCCAAGTCTAAATCATATGCTTACCCAATTAATATACAACAATTAACAATGCTTTAG
- the LOC113714372 gene encoding GDSL esterase/lipase At1g71691-like — MAELRFSSIFVFLLVLSNIAIPGLGQNDDGSIPGATEARRALAPAMFIFGDSLIDNGNNNNLPSFAKANYFPYGIDFNGGPTGRFSNGYTMVDEIAELLGLPLIPPFSEASGDQVRYGVNYASAAAGILDETGRNFVGRIPFNQQIRNFENTLDQITNSLGAPDVAQALSRCIFFVGMGSNDYLNNYLMPNYNTKNQYNAQQFADLLTSQYAQQLTRLYNLGARKFVIAGIGLMGCIPSILAQSGAGLCSEPVNQLVVPFSTNSKAMINKLSTNLPGSRFAYIDVRNMFQDLLTNHDSYGFDIVNRGCCGIGRNRGQITCLPFQVPCPERDRYIFWDAFHPTAAVNILFGKSAFSGGPQLVYPINIEQLARL; from the exons ATGGCTGAGCTGAGGTTTTCctcgatttttgtttttttgttggtGTTGAGCAATATTGCAATTCCAGGACTTGGACAAAATGATGATGGCTCAATTCCAGGAGCTACTGAAGCCAGGAGAGCACTTGCGCCTGCTATGTTCATTTTTGGAGATTCTCTGATTGATAATGGGAATAACAACAACCTCCCTTCTTTTGCAAAAGCCAACTATTTTCCTTATGGCATTGATTTCAATGGCGGTCCAACTGGACGCTTCTCTAATGGTTACACCATGGTTGATGAAATAG CTGAATTGCTAGGACTGCCCCTTATTCCGCCCTTCTCAGAGGCTTCCGGTGATCAAGTGCGTTATGGGGTCAACTACGCCTCCGCAGCAGCTGGCATCCTTGATGAAACAGGCCGAAACTTT gttggccgcattccaTTCAACCAACAAATCCGGAACTTTGAGAATACGCTTGATCAAATCACAAACAGCCTTGGTGCCCCAGATGTAGCACAGGCACTTTCTCGATGCATATTCTTTGTGGGAATGGGAAGCAATGACTATCTCAACAATTATCTCATGCCAAATTACAACACCAAAAACCAGTATAATGCTCAACAATTTGCTGATCTTTTGACATCCCAGTACGCTCAACAACTCACT AGGCTGTATAATCTGGGAGCCAGGAAATTTGTAATTGCTGGGATTGGACTAATGGGATGTATACCAAGCATCCTAGCTCAAAGTGGAGCCGGTCTATGCTCAGAGCCGGTGAACCAGTTGGTAGTTCCCTTCAGTACCAACAGCAAGGCTATGATCAACAAACTCAGCACCAATCTCCCAGGATCCAGATTTGCTTACATCGATGTTCGCAACATGTTCCAAGATCTCCTTACCAACCATGACTCTTATG GATTTGACATAGTAAATCGAGGGTGCTGTGGAATTGGACGTAATAGAGGGCAGATAACTTGTCTTCCATTCCAGGTGCCATGTCCAGAGAGGGATCGCTACATATTTTGGGATGCATTTCACCCAACAGCAGCAGTAAACATTTTGTTTGGAAAGAGTGCTTTCAGTGGAGGTCCTCAACTTGTTTACCCCATAAACATAGAGCAGCTTGCACGTCTTTGA